One stretch of Manis pentadactyla isolate mManPen7 chromosome 10, mManPen7.hap1, whole genome shotgun sequence DNA includes these proteins:
- the MYL10 gene encoding myosin regulatory light chain 10 isoform X1, with protein MGFIWGHQEEPGKERKVGPAPMCSPCLISPRSRSSKRLAFTIMDQNRDGFIDKEDLRDTFAALGRINVKNEELDIMVKEAPGPINFTVFLTMFGEKLKGTDPEETILHAFKVFDTEGKGFIKADFIKEKLMTQADRFSEEEIKQMFAAFPPDVCGNLDYRNLCYVITHGEEKD; from the exons ATGGGCTTCATCTGGGG GCACCAAGAAGAGCCCGGAAAAGAGCGGAAGGTGGGGCCAGCTCCAATGTGTTCTCCATGTTTGATCAGTCCCAGATCCAGGAGTTCAAAGAGGTTG GCTTTCACCATCATGGACCAGAACCGGGATGGCTTCATCGACAAGGAGGACCTAAGGGACACCTTTGCTGCCCTGG GCCGAATCAACGTGAAGAACGAGGAGCTGGACATCATGGTGAAGGAGGCCCCTGGGCCCATCAACTTCACTGTTTTCCTGACCATGTTTGgggagaagctgaaag GTACAGACCCAGAGGAGACTATTCTCCATGCCTTCAAGGTGTTCGACACGGAAGGGAAAGGCTTCATCAAAGCTGATTT CATTAAAGAGAAGCTCATGACTCAGGCAGACCGGTTCAGTGAGGAGGAG ATCAAGCAGATGTTTGCGGCTTTCCCACCAGATGTGTGTGGCAACCTGGACTACAGGAACCTGTGCTATGTCATCACGCATGGTGAAGAGAAGGACTAG
- the MYL10 gene encoding myosin regulatory light chain 10 isoform X2, whose amino-acid sequence MAPRRARKRAEGGASSNVFSMFDQSQIQEFKEAFTIMDQNRDGFIDKEDLRDTFAALGRINVKNEELDIMVKEAPGPINFTVFLTMFGEKLKGTDPEETILHAFKVFDTEGKGFIKADFIKEKLMTQADRFSEEEIKQMFAAFPPDVCGNLDYRNLCYVITHGEEKD is encoded by the exons ATG GCACCAAGAAGAGCCCGGAAAAGAGCGGAAGGTGGGGCCAGCTCCAATGTGTTCTCCATGTTTGATCAGTCCCAGATCCAGGAGTTCAAAGAG GCTTTCACCATCATGGACCAGAACCGGGATGGCTTCATCGACAAGGAGGACCTAAGGGACACCTTTGCTGCCCTGG GCCGAATCAACGTGAAGAACGAGGAGCTGGACATCATGGTGAAGGAGGCCCCTGGGCCCATCAACTTCACTGTTTTCCTGACCATGTTTGgggagaagctgaaag GTACAGACCCAGAGGAGACTATTCTCCATGCCTTCAAGGTGTTCGACACGGAAGGGAAAGGCTTCATCAAAGCTGATTT CATTAAAGAGAAGCTCATGACTCAGGCAGACCGGTTCAGTGAGGAGGAG ATCAAGCAGATGTTTGCGGCTTTCCCACCAGATGTGTGTGGCAACCTGGACTACAGGAACCTGTGCTATGTCATCACGCATGGTGAAGAGAAGGACTAG
- the MYL10 gene encoding myosin regulatory light chain 10 isoform X3, producing MFDQSQIQEFKEAFTIMDQNRDGFIDKEDLRDTFAALGRINVKNEELDIMVKEAPGPINFTVFLTMFGEKLKGTDPEETILHAFKVFDTEGKGFIKADFIKEKLMTQADRFSEEEIKQMFAAFPPDVCGNLDYRNLCYVITHGEEKD from the exons ATGTTTGATCAGTCCCAGATCCAGGAGTTCAAAGAG GCTTTCACCATCATGGACCAGAACCGGGATGGCTTCATCGACAAGGAGGACCTAAGGGACACCTTTGCTGCCCTGG GCCGAATCAACGTGAAGAACGAGGAGCTGGACATCATGGTGAAGGAGGCCCCTGGGCCCATCAACTTCACTGTTTTCCTGACCATGTTTGgggagaagctgaaag GTACAGACCCAGAGGAGACTATTCTCCATGCCTTCAAGGTGTTCGACACGGAAGGGAAAGGCTTCATCAAAGCTGATTT CATTAAAGAGAAGCTCATGACTCAGGCAGACCGGTTCAGTGAGGAGGAG ATCAAGCAGATGTTTGCGGCTTTCCCACCAGATGTGTGTGGCAACCTGGACTACAGGAACCTGTGCTATGTCATCACGCATGGTGAAGAGAAGGACTAG
- the MYL10 gene encoding myosin regulatory light chain 10 isoform X4: protein MDQNRDGFIDKEDLRDTFAALGRINVKNEELDIMVKEAPGPINFTVFLTMFGEKLKGTDPEETILHAFKVFDTEGKGFIKADFIKEKLMTQADRFSEEEIKQMFAAFPPDVCGNLDYRNLCYVITHGEEKD, encoded by the exons ATGGACCAGAACCGGGATGGCTTCATCGACAAGGAGGACCTAAGGGACACCTTTGCTGCCCTGG GCCGAATCAACGTGAAGAACGAGGAGCTGGACATCATGGTGAAGGAGGCCCCTGGGCCCATCAACTTCACTGTTTTCCTGACCATGTTTGgggagaagctgaaag GTACAGACCCAGAGGAGACTATTCTCCATGCCTTCAAGGTGTTCGACACGGAAGGGAAAGGCTTCATCAAAGCTGATTT CATTAAAGAGAAGCTCATGACTCAGGCAGACCGGTTCAGTGAGGAGGAG ATCAAGCAGATGTTTGCGGCTTTCCCACCAGATGTGTGTGGCAACCTGGACTACAGGAACCTGTGCTATGTCATCACGCATGGTGAAGAGAAGGACTAG